GCGAACTCGCCATCGATATTTTGGACGACACCAAAATGATCCTCGATGATCGCTGCGTGGAGACAGAATCCGGAGAGAAGCTTCCGATTTCCGGGTGGCTCGCATACACGCGCAAGCCCTACAAGGATGAAGCCATGGCTGGCATCCGAATCTTCTCTCGCGGAAAGATCGTTGCGCAGACGCGTGACTTCATGATCGGATCTGGATTCCATGGAGAATACAGCATCCGGTCGTATTTGGTCGGGGAGATTCACGCAGAGTGGCTGGACCAAAATGAGGACCTGATCCGTTCAGATCGCCAGGATATTATCTGGAGTTCGGAGGTAGGCGATGCGCTGAAGAAGTGGGGGCAAGCCGTGATTCGCGAACTGGCCAAGCGCGGGAAGACGGCATTGCAGAAGCAGACCTGGACTGACTTCGAGCAGGCGTCGGGGCTGGAAGAACGCCTGGCGGAAGAGGCTCCGGGGGACAAGCAATATCAGGAGTCGGTAAAGCAGGCGGCGCGGCTTCTAGTTTCCGACCGCGACCGTGAATCGGTATCAGACCCCCAACACGTCGAGAAGATCGTTCAACTCGCTAAAACCATTGGGCCACACAAGGCTCTCCTCGAAGCGCTTCACGAGGTATCTGAAGTTGCGGACAGCCCCCTAGACATCATCCTGGGCCTCTTCCAGAAAGCCCGAATCGCGGAGATGTATTCACTAGGGCAGGTGGCATCCGAACGGATTGAGGTCGTCAATCGCCTTACTTCACTCATTGAAGATGGGGCGACTCTCGAACAACCTCTCCAAGAACTTCTTGAGCAGGCTCCTTGGTTGATGGCACCCGAGTGGACTCCACTCGGAATGAACGAGTCACTCGAACGGGTTCGCAAGTCATTCGAAGCATGGTACTTCAAGAAAGAAGGAGTAGCCCTTGTAACATCGGCAATTAATCGGCATCGCAGGGAGCCGGATTTCGTGCTACTCCACGATTCGGGCACACTGTGGATTGTCGAGATCAAGCGCATGAACTACCACCTGACCGACGCAGAGTACCTGCGGGCGGTCAACTACTTGCACGACCTCGACACGTTCCTAAACGAGAATCCGACGCTCGGTATGCAGTTCCCAATCCGGAAGCTCACCTTCGTCGCCGACCACACTGACAAGCTGAGCAGCGTCTCGATGTCTTCAATGCGAAATGACCATCGCATCGCGATTCGGGGTTGGCATGAACTACTTGACGACACTCTCCGAGCACACCGTGACTTCCTAGCGCGAGTGGAGGGCCTTAGGAATGATGCGTCAGTCCCCGCGCCTGGGTCTGGGTCTGGGAGCGATGCTGTTTCAGCCAACTAGTCGGTACAACGGCCCCGCTGAGGTAATGGAGTGAAGGCCGGCAGAGATCCTGCCGGGTGAGCCGCGGCCTATTCGTGGACGCCCCGTGAGGTATCAGGTACGGGGAAGCCTCTAACCTGCTGGAACGCGTGAGACGCACGGGGCCTCCGGAGCCGTTGGCAGGCAGTGTCAGCAGCTGCGGGCTGTTGAGGCGGGGCCGGAGGGTGCCTGCCGGATGCGCGTCGAGGTGTCGCCTCCAACGCCTGTCAACATGCCTGTGGGGCCGCCGTTCGGAAGGGCGGCCCCACAGGGGGATGGCGGGATCCTCTGACCTTAGTTTCCAGGTCCGGTCTGAGAGAAAGCGGCGATGTGCTGGAAGAGCGTCCCGCCCTTGCCATCCGGCAGGTGAAGTTCCGGCGGTTTGATCGTGGCAGCGAAGGATTCTACCTTCTGCCCGCAGATCTGAGAGAAGTCGCAGCCCTCGCACTTCTTCGCGGAAGCGCGCTGCGGGAAGTCACCGTCGGTGATCCGGCCGACTGCCCACTCCACGTTGGTGACTGCCGAGTCCACCGCGTCGGAGTCGACCGGCACCTCGATCCGCTGGCTGTCCTTGAGGAGGTGAACCGCGCCCGTCCGAGCGTTAGCCCCGTGGACCAGGTCGGCACCTCGACCGTACAGCTGCACCTGGAGGGAGAGGTCTTCCCAATGGAGGTCCGGGTTGTTGACCGGTTCCGGGCCACCCTTCATGGTCTTGAAGTCGACGACCTTTGCGTCCTTGATCTTGTCCGAGCCGTCGATGCTCAGAAGAAGGTCGATGGAACCCGAGATCACGGCACCCGTAACGGGGATCTCGAAGGGAAGCTCGACCTGCCGTTTGGTCTCGAAGTCCTCCGCGTAGTCCGCGGCATAGTCGGCGACGATGTCAGAGGACTTCTGCAGAGCCCGCTCGTAGGCACCAGGACGGTTGATCGGGTCGGAGCTCGGAGCGACATGCTTGAGGTGAAAGAGCTCCTCGGCGATCAGCCGCGCCTCGTCAGGGGTGGGAGCGGAGCTCTTGTCGTAGGTCTGGTGGAGCTTCCCCACTGCAGCGTGTACTGCGCGACCGAAGCCGAACAGCTCCGGGATGGGCGGAGAGAAGCCGTGAACCACGCTGAGCTTGTAGGCGTGGGGGCAACGCATGAAGGTGTGGATCTGCGAGTAGGTCGTTGGGAGCACGGACTCGTCACCGCGCCTGCGAGGCGTGGCCGGCGGCGGTGTCACGAGCGGGGGAGCACCAGGCTCCAGAAGGTCGCGCCGAATCTCCGGGTGGGTGAGCCGGGCGGCGAAGGGAGAGACCCGCGCCGGGCGCTTGCCGCCGGGCAGCTGCGCGGAACCGGTGACGTACAGGTAGCGCTCGGCTCGGGTAAGGGCGGTGTAGAAGAGACGAGCCTGGTCGGGGTTGCCTGAGTGGTAGGAGCCGTTGTCGAGTGCCTGCTGGATCAGGATGGCGGGCATCCAGCCGTCGTAGCCATGGCGGCGCCCCGGGAAACGGAGGTGCTCGACGTCGACCACGAAGACGACCGGGAACTCCAGACCCTTGGCCTTGTGGACGGTCGAGACGGACACGGCGTCGGGCCGGGTCATCATCTGATTGTCCGCTTCGTAGCCGTCGCCGGCGACGTTCTGCAGGAAGTTGAGCAGTTCACCGAATCGGGACTTGCCGTCGATGGAGATGTACACCATCTCCACGTCCTGCAGGATGCGGCTGAAGGTACCCAGGTCGGTCATCACACCGTCGTCGAAGCCGCTCTCGGCAACGTTCAGCGCCTCGAGCATGTCGTGCAGGAGCTGTTGCGGAAACAGCCGCTGCCGGGGAGTGCCGGGGGAGACGGGGGTGTGGATACGCCGGCCCCAGTCGGCGAACACGCGTCGCACGCGGCCCAGGTCAGCCAGGGGGAATGCGACCGACAGCTCGGCATGGAAGAGCCGATCGACATCGTTGCGGTCAGGAGAGCTCTCACGCAGCAACTCGAAGGCGTTGCGCACTGCGGCAGGCTGCGCGCGGTCGAAGAGCTGGCCGCCGGCGTCAAGGTCGTAGACGATCCCCCGCGCGTCGAGCGCGTTGATGTAGGCGGTGTGGCGCTTCGTACCGTCCTGCTCATCGGTGTTGG
The Streptomyces sp. NBC_01296 DNA segment above includes these coding regions:
- a CDS encoding ATP-dependent helicase; protein product: MAIPKTGAIVSAPWQSGRQLIGTIGRDPELDIEKALKGWLTPEQYSAAVAAEREVLALAGAGSGKSRALAGRVSHQVASGAPPESIVAFTFSEKAGEQIKTRVASALEECGLDPLLVGGMYIGTIHAWCRRVLGDMDARYRQFDVLDEMQFRVYLISRYPKLGINALRDAHPTAKGHRRGYFEALKQLGRAWQMMNDELLDPTQVAAEDAELGAALERLRSNMEKDHFIDFSLMQRLVVEALEANDPGAVRALVPLRHVLVDEYQDVNVVQERLIGLMHQHSETLFVVGDDDQAIYGWRGADVNNILEFDKRYPNASVHKLLTNFRSTSAIVEAAGDFVAQEVGAMRLPKALKAHADRSPREFAVQQFPDRQAEAAFVAERIKELLGSEYEESDGTRRGLTPADFAILMRSTNTDEQDGTKRHTAYINALDARGIVYDLDAGGQLFDRAQPAAVRNAFELLRESSPDRNDVDRLFHAELSVAFPLADLGRVRRVFADWGRRIHTPVSPGTPRQRLFPQQLLHDMLEALNVAESGFDDGVMTDLGTFSRILQDVEMVYISIDGKSRFGELLNFLQNVAGDGYEADNQMMTRPDAVSVSTVHKAKGLEFPVVFVVDVEHLRFPGRRHGYDGWMPAILIQQALDNGSYHSGNPDQARLFYTALTRAERYLYVTGSAQLPGGKRPARVSPFAARLTHPEIRRDLLEPGAPPLVTPPPATPRRRGDESVLPTTYSQIHTFMRCPHAYKLSVVHGFSPPIPELFGFGRAVHAAVGKLHQTYDKSSAPTPDEARLIAEELFHLKHVAPSSDPINRPGAYERALQKSSDIVADYAADYAEDFETKRQVELPFEIPVTGAVISGSIDLLLSIDGSDKIKDAKVVDFKTMKGGPEPVNNPDLHWEDLSLQVQLYGRGADLVHGANARTGAVHLLKDSQRIEVPVDSDAVDSAVTNVEWAVGRITDGDFPQRASAKKCEGCDFSQICGQKVESFAATIKPPELHLPDGKGGTLFQHIAAFSQTGPGN
- a CDS encoding ATP-binding protein, with product MTQNNTHEGDDPTANDGMLFHAVPSQATGGHDTVKPTLAADPGKPYAMRISRLTVDKLGIKMYDRVSAVLAEVIANAYDADAEHVKVRLPWGVFLAAKPGSAPVGPYEILIEDDGHGMTAEEVNSNYLTVGSDRRKRFGKDSSRDKNRPVMGRKGIGKLAPFGICETVEVITAGGVKTEKGYEVAHLILSLNEILDDTDTVYHPTPGPQNGTWAPDHGTTIKLRDFRRKKVPSGQELHRQLSARFGIQRIDWDVELCNTEEMLIPENLHLGELAIDILDDTKMILDDRCVETESGEKLPISGWLAYTRKPYKDEAMAGIRIFSRGKIVAQTRDFMIGSGFHGEYSIRSYLVGEIHAEWLDQNEDLIRSDRQDIIWSSEVGDALKKWGQAVIRELAKRGKTALQKQTWTDFEQASGLEERLAEEAPGDKQYQESVKQAARLLVSDRDRESVSDPQHVEKIVQLAKTIGPHKALLEALHEVSEVADSPLDIILGLFQKARIAEMYSLGQVASERIEVVNRLTSLIEDGATLEQPLQELLEQAPWLMAPEWTPLGMNESLERVRKSFEAWYFKKEGVALVTSAINRHRREPDFVLLHDSGTLWIVEIKRMNYHLTDAEYLRAVNYLHDLDTFLNENPTLGMQFPIRKLTFVADHTDKLSSVSMSSMRNDHRIAIRGWHELLDDTLRAHRDFLARVEGLRNDASVPAPGSGSGSDAVSAN